In one Streptomyces venezuelae genomic region, the following are encoded:
- a CDS encoding thioredoxin family protein, giving the protein MKAAGVAEVTDADFEGEVLREADRPVLVEFTADWCGPCRQLAPVLSELAREEAERLKIVQLDVDRSPETAIAYKVLSAPTMIVFRGGEPVLQMVGARAKRKLLADLADVL; this is encoded by the coding sequence GTGAAGGCAGCAGGCGTGGCCGAGGTGACCGACGCGGATTTCGAGGGGGAGGTGCTGCGGGAGGCGGACCGCCCCGTGCTCGTGGAGTTCACGGCGGACTGGTGCGGGCCGTGCCGGCAGCTGGCGCCGGTCCTCAGTGAGCTGGCGCGCGAGGAGGCGGAGCGCCTGAAGATCGTGCAGCTGGACGTGGACCGCAGCCCGGAGACGGCGATCGCGTACAAGGTGCTCTCGGCACCGACCATGATCGTGTTCCGTGGCGGCGAGCCGGTCCTGCAGATGGTGGGCGCGCGGGCCAAGCGCAAGCTCCTCGCGGATCTGGCCGACGTGCTCTGA
- a CDS encoding MerR family transcriptional regulator: MRIGELAARAGTTTRTLRYYESRGLLPARRTGNGYRTYDEDDVRLLEQIRTLQDFGFDLEETRPFVECLRSGHPEGDSCPASLAVYRRKLTELDALIGELSAVRDQVGAQLARAEAALPGGPEPRCELTG, encoded by the coding sequence ATGCGAATCGGCGAGCTCGCGGCGCGCGCGGGGACGACCACGCGGACGCTGCGCTACTACGAGTCCCGGGGGCTGCTCCCCGCACGGCGGACCGGCAACGGCTACCGCACCTACGACGAGGACGACGTTCGGCTCCTGGAGCAGATCAGGACGCTTCAGGACTTCGGGTTCGACCTGGAGGAGACCAGGCCCTTCGTGGAGTGTCTGCGCTCCGGCCATCCGGAGGGCGACTCCTGCCCGGCGTCGCTCGCCGTCTACCGCCGCAAGCTCACCGAACTCGACGCGCTGATCGGCGAGTTGAGCGCGGTGCGCGATCAGGTCGGAGCGCAGCTCGCGCGCGCCGAGGCCGCCCTGCCCGGCGGCCCGGAGCCGCGGTGCGAACTCACGGGATGA
- a CDS encoding MerR family transcriptional regulator, whose protein sequence is MTPEDKQHDDLWSIGQLAERAGVTVKTVRFYSDRGLLPEAARSGGGHRRYGPDALDRLRLIRSLRTLDLPVPDVSRVLGHEGHADQEGVLEDVIAGQLKDVGSRLTALRWREAALQLLTDCTVEERAERLRLVGAVTTPPGTAALARFWRCWLPARLPSRVVAAVVDRAVPVPPDAPTPAQVLAFARLQDFVTAPCFVSGPRAGTDYGQPEVHSSGKGYRPAVLYEGLPEAFELAAPDVRAGRAPREGEALDCFVAVHAAALGRRDTPDFRRTLHRMLAAEPRIDRYWQLAAEVATAPAGSPQPTPGSTDNWLRAALSSYGTEDTYGRVHTPT, encoded by the coding sequence GTGACGCCCGAAGACAAGCAGCACGACGACCTGTGGAGCATCGGACAGCTCGCCGAACGAGCCGGCGTCACCGTCAAGACCGTCCGCTTCTACTCCGACCGCGGCCTGCTCCCCGAAGCCGCCCGCAGCGGCGGCGGCCACCGGCGCTACGGCCCCGACGCCCTCGACCGGCTCCGCCTCATCCGCTCCCTGCGCACACTCGACCTCCCCGTCCCCGACGTGAGCCGTGTCCTGGGCCATGAGGGCCATGCGGACCAGGAGGGCGTGCTGGAGGACGTCATCGCCGGGCAGTTGAAGGACGTCGGGTCCCGGCTCACCGCGCTGCGCTGGCGTGAGGCGGCGCTGCAACTCCTCACCGACTGCACGGTCGAGGAGCGTGCCGAACGGCTCCGCCTCGTGGGCGCCGTGACCACGCCGCCCGGGACCGCCGCGCTCGCCCGGTTCTGGCGGTGCTGGCTGCCCGCGCGGCTGCCGTCCCGGGTGGTCGCGGCCGTCGTCGACCGGGCCGTGCCCGTACCGCCCGACGCCCCGACCCCAGCCCAAGTCCTCGCCTTCGCACGGTTGCAGGACTTCGTCACCGCGCCCTGCTTCGTCTCGGGGCCCCGGGCGGGCACGGATTACGGTCAGCCCGAGGTGCACTCGTCCGGCAAGGGGTACCGGCCCGCCGTGCTCTACGAAGGGCTGCCCGAGGCCTTCGAGCTGGCCGCGCCGGACGTGCGGGCGGGCCGCGCCCCGCGCGAGGGCGAGGCCCTGGACTGCTTCGTCGCCGTCCACGCCGCGGCGCTGGGCCGCCGCGACACCCCGGACTTCCGCCGCACGCTGCACCGGATGCTCGCGGCGGAACCCCGCATCGACCGCTACTGGCAGCTGGCGGCCGAGGTGGCGACCGCGCCCGCCGGGTCCCCGCAGCCGACCCCGGGCAGCACCGACAACTGGCTCCGCGCCGCGCTGAGTTCGTACGGTACGGAGGACACCTACGGTCGTGTCCACACCCCCACGTAG
- a CDS encoding alpha/beta fold hydrolase: MTATFVLVSGGYTGGWLWREVAAGLRAAGADVHAATLTGLGDRRHLAGPGVDLDTHIEDVTQLIDHIDAPEVVLVGYCYGIYPSVGAADRRADRIARLVYLDSPMPQDGYSMIDQVREQMPDGPARDRTLSQQERAEDGWRIPAPSPEEWREHGNLAGVSDDGLARLARLASPAPAGPYAQKLRVSKAVAALPTTGIFCTTGGSMDIASLESLVASGLPLVQHLADPRATFFDMATGHWPMLSVPDELVEVLLGAAAGAGHVLGAA; this comes from the coding sequence ATGACCGCGACGTTCGTGCTGGTGTCGGGCGGGTACACGGGTGGCTGGCTGTGGCGGGAGGTGGCCGCGGGGCTGCGGGCGGCGGGCGCGGACGTGCATGCGGCGACGCTCACGGGTCTGGGCGACCGCCGTCATCTGGCAGGGCCGGGGGTCGACCTCGACACGCACATCGAGGACGTCACGCAGCTGATCGACCACATCGACGCGCCCGAGGTGGTCCTCGTCGGCTACTGCTACGGCATCTACCCGTCCGTGGGCGCCGCCGACCGCCGCGCGGACCGCATCGCACGGCTGGTGTACCTGGACTCCCCCATGCCGCAGGACGGCTACTCCATGATCGACCAGGTGCGCGAGCAGATGCCGGACGGCCCGGCCAGGGACCGGACGCTGTCCCAGCAGGAGCGGGCGGAGGACGGCTGGCGGATCCCGGCGCCGTCACCGGAGGAGTGGCGGGAGCACGGGAACCTGGCGGGGGTGTCCGACGACGGGCTGGCCCGGCTCGCGCGCCTCGCCTCCCCGGCGCCGGCGGGCCCGTACGCCCAGAAGCTCCGCGTCTCGAAGGCCGTGGCCGCGCTCCCGACCACCGGGATCTTCTGCACGACCGGCGGCTCGATGGACATCGCGTCGCTGGAGTCCCTGGTCGCGTCGGGCCTGCCGCTGGTCCAGCACCTGGCCGACCCGCGCGCCACGTTCTTCGACATGGCGACGGGTCACTGGCCGATGCTCTCGGTCCCCGACGAGTTGGTGGAGGTGCTGCTGGGGGCGGCGGCGGGTGCGGGCCACGTACTCGGCGCCGCCTAG
- a CDS encoding dihydrofolate reductase family protein, which yields MRKLVYFIAVSLDGFIAGPDGADPTGPDGFWPVAQDYVQHLSETYPETLPAPAREAFGITGEGAHFDTVLEGRRTYAIGLDAGLTNAYPHLRHYVFSRTLTESPDPGVELVATDPVEKVRELKKEDGKDIWLCGGGELAGVLRGEIDRLVVKIGPLTLGSGTPLFAQKTAFDPVVYERSDAVLLDSGTIFVTYDKKA from the coding sequence ATGCGAAAGCTCGTCTACTTCATCGCCGTCAGCCTCGACGGATTCATCGCAGGACCCGACGGCGCCGACCCCACGGGCCCCGACGGCTTCTGGCCGGTCGCCCAGGACTACGTGCAGCACCTGTCCGAGACGTACCCCGAGACGTTGCCCGCCCCCGCCAGGGAGGCCTTCGGCATCACCGGCGAGGGGGCCCACTTCGACACCGTCCTCGAAGGCCGCAGGACCTACGCGATCGGCCTGGACGCCGGACTGACCAACGCCTACCCCCACCTCCGCCACTACGTGTTCAGCCGCACCCTCACCGAGAGCCCCGACCCGGGCGTCGAGCTGGTTGCCACCGACCCGGTCGAGAAGGTGCGGGAGCTCAAGAAGGAGGACGGCAAGGACATCTGGCTGTGCGGCGGCGGCGAACTCGCCGGAGTGCTGCGCGGCGAGATCGACCGGCTCGTCGTCAAGATCGGCCCCCTGACGCTGGGTTCGGGCACGCCTCTGTTCGCGCAGAAGACCGCGTTCGACCCGGTGGTGTACGAGCGCAGCGACGCCGTGCTCCTCGACAGCGGCACGATCTTCGTGACGTACGACAAGAAGGCCTAG